The genomic region taataagcacatattacaataagtaacagtaacaataatagttattaaactcgtaaatcttaaccaaagatcgcGAGTTTAAATGCGAACAAACAATGcgattaattaagcacatgaaaactcatgtGCTTGATTACAACATAACTAATTTCAAGTTCAGATTTGGAGAAAAAGGTCACGAGAAAACGTAGACGTgttggaaattctgccacgttaAAAAACCTCGCCCATTTGCGTAGCAGCTTGATAGAATGCCTCGCAGTGAGACATTGACTGAATGTCACTTTTTTATTGATCGTAATAAggaagtttttatatttcagttaaCATGGATATAAAAGAACGTCAAATGTTCATTTTGAAGCTTTTGAACCATGTTCTGGAACCAGTCGTATACAAGGAAATCGAAGACATCGGTAAAGATTTCAAGATAGAAACTAACGTTGAACTATACACGGTAAGCAAGCGAatgcaaaaattaaaacacttcttttaattaaatacggaAATTAGAGCTATTTTCTActttattccttttttattgaCATAACATTACAATAGCTGgtctatttattttacagaGACAAGATGTGGTCAAAGTATTCCTCAACAATTTGAAATACGGCTTCCTGCCTCGTGGTGAAATATTCACTCTTCATGTTGACCGTCAACTTAAAGAGGTTGTGACCATGTTCCATATGTTGTACTATGCCAAAGACTTCGCTACCTTCATCAAGACCGCTTGCTGGATGCGTATGTACCTTAATGAAGGTATGTTCGTTTATGCCCTGACTGTAGCCGTCAGACACCGTGAGGATTGCAAGGGCATCATTCTTCCACCACCTTATGAGATCTACCCTTACTACTTCGTCCGTGCTGACGTCATTCAAAAGGCTTACCTGCTTAAGATGAAGAAAGGTCTTCTTGACAACAAACTCTGCGACTTTTATGGAATCAAAAAAACTGACAAGGACATCTACATTATAGACGAAAACGTTTATGATCGTCGTGTTTACTTGAACGATGAAGACAGGCTCAGATACTTTACTGAAGATATTGATCTTAACACATACTACTACTATTTCCACATCGACTATCCGTTCTGGATGAAAGATGATGTTATGACAAACAAATTAATGTTCAGACGTTGGGAGCTAACGTTATATATGTACCAACAAATTCTTGCTAGATACTACTTAGAACGTTTATCCAATGGTCTTGGTGATATTCCTACGCTTTCGTGGCACAAGACTGTACGAAAGGGTTACTGGCCCTGGATGATGCTACATAATGGTGTTCAGTTCCCTGTCAGGTTCAACAACTATGCAATGACTGACAATAAGAACATTGGAGTATTGAAGCTTGTTCAAGATTATGAAAAGATTATAAACGAAGCCATAATTAAAGGATATATTGAAGTATGtataaattgcaatatttttataagtttgacAAATCGTttcaaattttactaatttgGAATACTTTTTTTAGATCAATGGACTAAGGTTAGAGCTGACTAAGACTGAAGATATAGAAATGTTAGGAAAACTTATTTATGGTACTATTGACAAAGTTAACATTACTAAAAATCAAGTAGATGCTTACCGCTACTTGCTCATATTAATGAAAGCTGTTGTTGGCCTGAACACGATGTCTACGGACAAGTaagtcttttaaatatttacatgttttaaaaagtaGTCCATTAAATGtcttttaaagtatttgtttttcgtttaagataaaatgaaaaattcatatatatttttaatattttttagatactTCGTTGTACCCAGCGTTCTCGACAGCTATCAGACGGCTCTTCGTGACCCTGTATTCTACCAACTGCAAAAACGTCTATGTTACTTCTTGATGCTCTTCAAGAGGCGTCTTCCTAGCTACACTCACGAAGACCTCTCATTCCCTGGAGTCAAGATCGACAATGTTGTAGTCGACAAACTTGTCACTTACTTCGATGACTACTTAATGGATATGACAAACGGAGTTACACTTACTCAAGATGAACTTAAAAAGTCTACATCTGACATGATCTTCTATGTCCGCAAACGCCGCCTCAACCATCAACCATTCAAAGTAGTAGTTGACATTCAGTCTGACAAAGCAGTTGATTGTGTTGTCAGAATGTTTTTGGGACCCAAATTCGACCAATGGGGACGCTTACTTGACCTTAACATGAACCGTCTTAACTTTGTTGAACTTGACTCTTTCCTATACAAACTTAACACTGGCAAGAACACGATTGTCAGAAACTCAATTGACATGCACAACGTTGTACGGGACCGCATCATGACCCGTGATCTATGGAAGAAGATTGATACCGTCACCGACATGAGGGATCTGCTGATCAAGGATCTTAGAAACTACCACACTGGTTTCCCAATTAGGTTGCTGCTACCTAAAGGTCGCGTTGGTGGTTTAGAGATGGTTCTATACGTCATTGTTACACCCCTGAGGTTAGTCGACAACGTTGACATTTCTATGTTGGATACTACCCGCAAAGACTTAGTAGTAGACTTTAGGTCTACTGTGCTGCTTGACAAGATGCCTCTTGGTTTCCCTCTTGATCGTCCAATTGATCTAACTAAATTCTTCACTTCAAACATGAAATTCTTAGACATCTTTATCTACCACAAAGTGCAAGTTTGTGACATGAAGACTCGTTGGGAAAGATACGTTCTTAGGAACTACGACTTAGTAGACAAGACTGTTTTCGGCAACTACATGGACATGAATGTCGACATTAACATGAAGGTTGACCGTAACATTAATGTTTATGATATGTAGGAAACGAAAGAAGCAAACTTATAAAATGaagaatttaatgaataaatgcttattataaaaactatgtttTACTCTATACACACGCCATATACTACACgccatataaatattattttaatttaataacaatttaagatgtagtaattattataacaaaaacattaaacccATTCTATTCAGTCAGAAAGCTCTAGAAACCTATTATTGCAAGATTCTTATTAAAACTAATGCACTAGtgttacatttttacataatacaactaacgctttattgtaattaatccatctatataatattttaatttaaagaatataggtacaatgaaaataaataaataaaactgaaataaaaacaaactatacactcatattacaaattatagaaaaaaacacaCCGTCATTAAACCGTAAttgaagattttattaaaattaaagaacgAATTGAACGAACTAGTGATAAAATTAgcatcaattaaaattttttaacatGTAATTTTTTAGAATTTACCACAAGAGACGCTGACGCATATATACGCATTACGCAACTGTGGAGTTGTTGAATAAAATTACACAAagcattaaaaaatgtttatgaagaaaatatataaaaataatgttatttaaatatttgtaacaccTAATTAGTTACTTTTGGAGTCTGTATTCATATGTAAATAGGCTGGTCTCACCTATTAAAGCAGACAGCTTGAATTGTCATATAACTTGTGCTATCTTAAAACACTATATTCTTAGCAGCGCCAGCCAAACTTGGAAATTTTCTGACCTTACCGGTAAAATCGAGGCCTTTCTAAAATACTCTTTGcagaaaaatctaaatttatctATTGCTGAATGTTCCTAGATGCTAATATTTCTATTCGGTACGATGGCGTCGGCGTGAGGAACTTTTAAAGCCCATTCCAGGCTTTCACGGTATCGACGACTTTTGCTTGTAATAGCGATCAAGTGGCCCAAATATTgaactaaaattgtattttgtttccGTTTGCAGCTTAAACATTGGGttctagtaataataatatacatatatatatattgtaaaaagttaTCTAAATggtataaataagttttgtatAAACATTGATCTTTTCAGTTGAACAATGCAACAATGAGAAACCAATTTTAAAGTGATTTGATTAAAATGTAAGGAGGTATtgttgcggcgcttcactatctatcatcgcggggtgcggggacgcgcctaccaacttaacttcacttgtcgtctcgactcgcgtgcgcgacacacatcagttcttataattatgtatcattaatacaagtattcaatttccaaagccttcgttatttttaccaccacaaaagcagctatcgaagctaacaAAATGGTCCTTCGAGCCTACAAAATGGTCCTTCGCCCGTGAAATAGGTATATTTCAAGTatactttaaatacattaaaactcATAGGTTCTGCTAAAAGTAGTAAACGTGAAAATTAAGAAGTTCAAAGTTCTATAACGCAAGTTatccttttttttatgaaatagatagatagatataggTAGATAGATAtagggcaaatgggccacctgatggtaagtggtcaccacaatGTTAGTCCCTCGTCCCTCTAATAACACTGACTCGGTCAACCAAATagtaagtattgatgtttggcggtagaatttgATGACTGAGTGTTACCTACCCAGCCAGGCTTAAACAACAACATACTTTACTTaccattaattaaacaaattgttttaacCGAtggtaaatttgaatttaatctaatcttgtaaaataacgattcaatacttaaattaagtatattatggtTTCTATTATTTCCATATTGGcggtgaaaaaataatattatatccttcttaagtccacgcgagctggttctcgatgtcaccgcctaactgtgacatcaattccatcgcgaacaaagaaatttggcaactcctttctttgtcgcacttccaaaaaatggaattccttaccagctcacgtgttcccc from Nymphalis io chromosome 11, ilAglIoxx1.1, whole genome shotgun sequence harbors:
- the LOC126771832 gene encoding basic juvenile hormone-suppressible protein 2-like; its protein translation is MKAIVCLVFGLAAMAAGHVVYNDQTIVNMDIKERQMFILKLLNHVLEPVVYKEIEDIGKDFKIETNVELYTRQDVVKVFLNNLKYGFLPRGEIFTLHVDRQLKEVVTMFHMLYYAKDFATFIKTACWMRMYLNEGMFVYALTVAVRHREDCKGIILPPPYEIYPYYFVRADVIQKAYLLKMKKGLLDNKLCDFYGIKKTDKDIYIIDENVYDRRVYLNDEDRLRYFTEDIDLNTYYYYFHIDYPFWMKDDVMTNKLMFRRWELTLYMYQQILARYYLERLSNGLGDIPTLSWHKTVRKGYWPWMMLHNGVQFPVRFNNYAMTDNKNIGVLKLVQDYEKIINEAIIKGYIEINGLRLELTKTEDIEMLGKLIYGTIDKVNITKNQVDAYRYLLILMKAVVGLNTMSTDKYFVVPSVLDSYQTALRDPVFYQLQKRLCYFLMLFKRRLPSYTHEDLSFPGVKIDNVVVDKLVTYFDDYLMDMTNGVTLTQDELKKSTSDMIFYVRKRRLNHQPFKVVVDIQSDKAVDCVVRMFLGPKFDQWGRLLDLNMNRLNFVELDSFLYKLNTGKNTIVRNSIDMHNVVRDRIMTRDLWKKIDTVTDMRDLLIKDLRNYHTGFPIRLLLPKGRVGGLEMVLYVIVTPLRLVDNVDISMLDTTRKDLVVDFRSTVLLDKMPLGFPLDRPIDLTKFFTSNMKFLDIFIYHKVQVCDMKTRWERYVLRNYDLVDKTVFGNYMDMNVDINMKVDRNINVYDM